The sequence AGGAAACGGACTTCGTCGGGACGTTCTTTCGGCGAGGGGACGGCAGAACGATGGAGCATGCGACTTCGTTTCCGGTAATCCGTGGCGGGGAGGCGCGGCACGCAGGGGCGAGCGAGGCGACAGGACCGAGACCGACACTAAAGGCCGCAGCCGCTCCTGTTAAGGCCCCGTGATGACGAGCCGATTACGTTTTACCGTTCAATCGGCGTCGCCGGCAAAGAAATCTTTCACCTTGGCAAAGAAGCCGCTGGATTCGGGATGCGTGTCCTTTGAACATTCCGCATCGAATTCCGCCAGAAGTTCACGCTGACGGCGCGTCAGGTTCTGTGGTGTTTCGACGACGACCTGCACATACATGTCGCCGCGCGTGCGGCTGCGCAGCACCGGCATGCCCTTGCCCGACAGGCGGAAGCGCTTGCCGGACTGGGTGCCTTCCGGGATCTTCACCTTGGTGGTCTCGCCGTCGATGGTCGGCACCTCGCAGGTGCCGCCGAGCGCGGCGGTGACCATGGAAATCGGCGCGCGGCAGAACAGGTCCGCCCCGTCGCGCTGGAAGAAATCGTGCGGCGCGAGCGAGAGGAAGATGTAGAGGTCGCCCGGCGGGCCGCCACGCACGCCGGCCTCGCCCTCATTGCCGAGGCGGATGCGGGTGCCGTCTTCCACGCCAGCGGGGATCGCCACTTCCAGCGTGCGCTCCTTGGTGGTGCGGCCGGCGCCGGCGCAGGCGGGGCAGGGATCCTCGATCACCTGGCCGCGGCCCTGGCAGGTCGGGCAGGTGCGCTCAAGGGTGAAGAAGCCCTGTGCCTGGCGGATGCGGCCGGAGCCCGAGCAGGTGCGGCAGGTGGTCGGCTGGGTGCCGGGCTTGGCGCCGGTGCCCGAACAGGTCTCGCAGGTGATGGAGGTCGGCAGGCGGATAGTGGCGTCCTTGCCGGAGAAGGCTTCCTCCAGCGTGATTTCCATGTTGTAGCGCAGATCGGCGCCGCGCTCGCGCCCGCCGCGCCCTCCGCCGCCGCCACGCCGGCCGCCGGACATGCCGAAAAGGTCGTCGAAAATGTCGGAGAAGGTCGAAGCGAAGTCGGAACCGAAGCCGGGCCCGCCGGGCCCGCCCATGCCGTTCTCGAACGCCTGATGGCCGAAGCGGTCATAGGCGGCGCGCTTCTGCGGGTCCTTCAGAACGTCATAGGCTTCGCTGATCTCCTTGAAGCGGAGCTCCGCCTCGCTGTTGCCGGGGTTCTTGTCCGGGTGCCACTTCATGGCCAGCTTGCGGTAGGAGCTTTTCAGCTCGCCATCGCTGCAGGTCCGGGTGACTTCGAGGAGTTCGTAATAGTCGCGTTTGGACATGGGTGGTGCCGTCGCATCCTTGGCCGCCGGCGCGTCCCGCGGCGGGCGGTGCCGGCCCTCATGCAGGAAACCTGCCGGAGCACATCCCGGCGGTGATCCTGCATGCCGGGCGTGTCGCCGATCGTGGCGGCAGCGGCGCGGGCCGCGCGGCCACGGAAAGAAATCCGCCCCCGGACGCCTGTCCGGGGGCGGCGCTCAGAGCGCGATCAGGCCGACTTCTTCTTGTCGTCGTCGACCTCGGTGAACTCGGCGTCCACCACATCGTCCTTCGGCGCCTCGGCGGTGCCGGCGTCGCCCTGCTGCGCGGCATACATGGCTTCGCCCAGCTTGAGCGAGGCCTGCGCCAGCGTGTTGGTCTTGGCGGCGATGGCCTCGGCGTCATTGCCTTCCATCGCCGATTTGAGATCGGCCAGCGCCGTCTCGATCGCCGCCTTCTCCGCCGCGCCGACCTTGTCGCCATATTCGGCCAGCGACTTCTCGGTCGAGTGGATCAGCGCCTCGGCGTGGTTCTTGGCCTCGACGGCGGCGCGCCGCTTCTTGTCTTCCTCGGCATGTGCCTCGGCGTCCTTCACCATCTTGTCGATGTCGGAATCCGAGAGACCGCCCGAGGCCTGGATGCGGATCTGCTGTTCCTTGCCGGTGCCCTTGTCCTTGGCCGAGACATTGACCAGGCCGTTGGCGTCGATGTCGAAGGCGACTTCCACCTGCGGCACGCCGCGCGGCGCCGGGGGAATGCCGACGAGGTCGAACTGGCCGAGCAGCTTGTTGTCCGCCGCCATTTCGCGCTCGCCCTGGAACACGCGGATGGTGACCGCGGTCTGGCCGTCCTCGGCGGTGGAGAACACCTGGCTCTTCTTGGTCGGGATGGTGGTGTTGCGGTCGATCAGGCGCGTGAACACGCCGCCCAGCGTCTCGATGCCGAGCGAGAGCGGAGTCACGTCGAGCAGCAGCACGTCCTTCACGTCGCCCTGCAGCACGCCCGCCTGGATCGCGGCGCCGATGGCGACCACTTCATCCGGATTGACGCCCTTATGGGGCTCCTTGCCGA is a genomic window of Ancylobacter sp. IITR112 containing:
- the dnaJ gene encoding molecular chaperone DnaJ; this encodes MSKRDYYELLEVTRTCSDGELKSSYRKLAMKWHPDKNPGNSEAELRFKEISEAYDVLKDPQKRAAYDRFGHQAFENGMGGPGGPGFGSDFASTFSDIFDDLFGMSGGRRGGGGGRGGRERGADLRYNMEITLEEAFSGKDATIRLPTSITCETCSGTGAKPGTQPTTCRTCSGSGRIRQAQGFFTLERTCPTCQGRGQVIEDPCPACAGAGRTTKERTLEVAIPAGVEDGTRIRLGNEGEAGVRGGPPGDLYIFLSLAPHDFFQRDGADLFCRAPISMVTAALGGTCEVPTIDGETTKVKIPEGTQSGKRFRLSGKGMPVLRSRTRGDMYVQVVVETPQNLTRRQRELLAEFDAECSKDTHPESSGFFAKVKDFFAGDAD